One genomic segment of Thermodesulfobacteriota bacterium includes these proteins:
- the gatC gene encoding Asp-tRNA(Asn)/Glu-tRNA(Gln) amidotransferase subunit GatC: protein DRAPRAAPLGEILAYVERGGELDTTGVPATTHALEVENVFRDDEVVPSLERQQALANAPAANHEAFLVPRVI from the coding sequence GACCGGGCCCCCCGGGCCGCCCCGCTGGGGGAGATCCTCGCCTACGTCGAGCGCGGGGGGGAGCTCGACACCACCGGCGTGCCCGCCACCACCCATGCCCTGGAAGTCGAGAACGTCTTCCGTGACGACGAGGTGGTCCCCTCCCTGGAACGGCAGCAGGCCCTGGCCAACGCCCCGGCGGCCAACCACGAGGCCTTCCTCGTTCCCCGGGTGATCTGA